The Hyphomonas sediminis genome contains a region encoding:
- a CDS encoding response regulator: MKVLWVEDHEPVRTMLTHAADKAARARIPVDLVMAEGLLAAERRLRLERFDLVIVDLQLPETGDDVDMAVARIANMGKHRIAVSSSRPERDDVVASAVRCGANIHPVAVFKAGLNFNRFIQRPESFEDFLLELMPAAGARSTASRAA, translated from the coding sequence ATGAAAGTGCTTTGGGTCGAAGATCACGAACCGGTGCGTACGATGCTGACGCATGCTGCCGACAAGGCCGCGCGCGCCCGTATTCCGGTCGATCTCGTAATGGCGGAGGGCCTGCTGGCCGCCGAGCGCCGCCTGCGCCTTGAGCGCTTTGATCTCGTGATCGTTGACCTGCAGCTGCCGGAAACCGGCGATGATGTGGATATGGCCGTGGCGCGCATTGCCAATATGGGCAAGCATCGCATTGCGGTCTCCTCTTCCCGGCCAGAGCGCGACGATGTTGTTGCCTCCGCCGTGCGTTGCGGGGCCAATATCCATCCTGTCGCCGTGTTCAAGGCTGGCCTGAACTTCAACCGGTTTATCCAGCGCCCGGAGTCCTTCGAGGATTTCCTGCTGGAACTGATGCCGGCTGCCGGCGCCCGCAGCACGGCCAGCCGCGCGGCCTGA
- a CDS encoding rhomboid family intramembrane serine protease: MPDIFSYPASLTLIVLNVFASLIAFRNQAFNEQNILWVGPMQEAGEWHRLISSGFLHVNGPHLVLNMYGLFMFGPVIEHYLGGVNFLIIYIASLIGGSVWAYVWNKNNPQYRAAGASGALSGIILAFCLIDPFSVLLFLFVIPMWGIVFGIAFVVLSYVFSQRANRVIGHEAHLGGAVTGIVTTLLVAPQVWTHFLLQISQKFG, translated from the coding sequence ATGCCAGACATCTTTTCCTATCCTGCCTCGCTGACGTTGATCGTTCTCAACGTGTTTGCGAGCCTGATTGCCTTCCGCAACCAGGCTTTCAACGAACAGAACATCCTGTGGGTCGGCCCGATGCAGGAGGCAGGCGAATGGCATCGCCTGATCAGCTCCGGCTTCCTGCATGTGAATGGGCCGCACCTGGTCCTGAACATGTATGGCCTCTTCATGTTCGGCCCGGTGATCGAGCACTATCTGGGCGGCGTGAACTTCCTCATCATCTACATTGCCTCCCTGATCGGGGGCAGCGTGTGGGCCTATGTGTGGAACAAGAACAATCCGCAATATCGCGCTGCGGGCGCCTCAGGCGCGCTTTCCGGCATCATCCTTGCCTTCTGCCTGATCGATCCGTTCTCTGTGCTGCTGTTCCTGTTCGTCATTCCGATGTGGGGCATCGTGTTCGGCATTGCCTTCGTGGTGCTGAGCTATGTGTTCTCCCAGCGCGCCAACCGCGTGATCGGGCATGAAGCCCATCTTGGCGGCGCAGTGACAGGCATTGTCACGACGCTGCTGGTAGCGCCGCAGGTGTGGACGCATTTCCTGCTGCAGATCTCGCAGAAATTCGGCTGA
- the zapE gene encoding cell division protein ZapE: MGGVRAKYEAKVTSGALATDPAQAEAAALLDGLAQRLARQPKPGLFSKPEPVTGLYLWGGVGRGKSMLMDLFFGEAVTRPKRRVHFHEFMAEVHERLGAWRKMTDQEKKRSEWRVKSAGDDPIPPVAKQIAAEAKLLCFDEFQVTQIADAMILGRLFDQLFQRGVTVVATSNRHPDDLYKDGINRQLFLPFIAELKSRCQVMQLVSARDYRLDRLVEAPVWYAPLDAGSAAALDRAWDRLTLGAEAQHCTLTVKGRKLEVNREAAGVARFTFDELCARPLGPLDYLMIAGTFHTIILEGIPLLSPEKRNEAMRFVSLIDALYEAKVKLVASAEAEPGALYPQGDGAFEFERTASRLFEMRSKDYLGQERKDVDLSGAAAK; this comes from the coding sequence ATGGGCGGTGTGCGCGCAAAGTATGAGGCGAAGGTGACCAGCGGCGCGCTGGCGACAGACCCGGCGCAGGCTGAGGCCGCCGCATTGCTGGACGGATTGGCCCAGCGCCTGGCGCGCCAGCCAAAGCCCGGCCTTTTTTCAAAGCCGGAGCCGGTGACCGGGCTTTACCTCTGGGGCGGGGTTGGCCGGGGCAAATCCATGCTGATGGACCTGTTCTTCGGCGAGGCCGTGACACGCCCCAAACGCCGCGTGCACTTCCACGAATTCATGGCCGAAGTGCATGAGCGCCTCGGCGCCTGGCGCAAGATGACCGACCAGGAGAAGAAGCGCTCCGAATGGCGGGTGAAGTCTGCCGGTGACGACCCGATCCCGCCAGTGGCCAAGCAGATTGCAGCTGAAGCCAAGTTGCTGTGCTTCGACGAGTTCCAGGTAACGCAGATTGCAGACGCCATGATCCTTGGGCGACTGTTTGACCAGCTGTTCCAGCGCGGCGTGACGGTGGTGGCCACCTCCAATCGCCACCCGGATGATCTCTACAAGGACGGCATCAACCGGCAGCTTTTCCTGCCCTTCATTGCCGAGCTGAAATCGCGCTGCCAGGTGATGCAGCTGGTCTCCGCGCGTGATTACCGGCTGGACCGGCTGGTGGAAGCGCCGGTCTGGTATGCGCCGCTGGACGCGGGCAGCGCCGCTGCGCTGGACCGGGCCTGGGACCGGCTGACGCTGGGCGCCGAGGCGCAACACTGCACACTGACGGTCAAGGGACGGAAGCTGGAGGTGAACCGCGAGGCCGCAGGCGTCGCCCGCTTTACCTTTGACGAGCTGTGCGCCCGCCCACTCGGCCCACTCGACTATCTGATGATTGCGGGCACATTCCACACAATCATCCTTGAGGGTATCCCCCTGCTCTCGCCGGAGAAGCGCAATGAGGCGATGCGGTTCGTCAGCCTGATCGATGCGCTTTATGAGGCAAAAGTGAAACTGGTGGCGAGCGCGGAGGCCGAGCCCGGCGCGCTTTATCCGCAAGGCGACGGCGCTTTCGAGTTTGAGCGCACGGCCAGCCGCCTGTTCGAAATGCGGTCCAAGGACTATCTTGGCCAGGAGCGGAAAGATGTGGATCTCTCCGGCGCGGCGGCCAAGTAG
- the rpoH gene encoding RNA polymerase sigma factor RpoH: MANTTARSSSVALSPEQGLSRYLSEIRKFPMLEKNEEFMLARRWREHEDTDAAEKMVTSHLRLVAKIAMGYRGYGLPMAEVISEGNVGLMQAVKKFDPDKGFRLATYAMWWIRAAIQEYILRSWSLVKLGTTAAQKKLFFNLRRLKGEIQALDDGDLKPEQARLIAEKLNVTEEEVYSMNGRMSGSDASLNVPMGQDGDMEWQDWLADDEPGTAETFANRQELDARMELLTQAMEDLSERERHILTERRLIDEPKTLEELSEQYNVSRERIRQIEVRAFEKLQKAMKRMAKEQGMPVGA; this comes from the coding sequence ATGGCCAACACGACCGCAAGAAGCAGTTCCGTTGCCCTCAGCCCCGAACAGGGCCTGAGCCGCTATCTCAGCGAAATCCGCAAGTTCCCGATGCTCGAGAAGAACGAGGAATTCATGCTGGCGCGCCGGTGGCGCGAACATGAAGACACCGACGCTGCCGAGAAGATGGTGACCTCCCACCTGCGCCTCGTGGCGAAGATCGCCATGGGCTATCGCGGCTACGGCCTGCCGATGGCTGAAGTGATCTCCGAGGGCAATGTGGGCCTGATGCAGGCCGTCAAGAAATTCGACCCGGACAAGGGCTTCCGCCTCGCCACCTATGCGATGTGGTGGATCCGCGCAGCCATCCAGGAATACATCCTGCGCAGCTGGAGCCTCGTCAAACTCGGCACCACCGCCGCCCAGAAGAAGCTGTTCTTCAACCTGCGCCGCCTGAAAGGCGAAATCCAGGCGCTAGACGACGGCGACCTGAAGCCGGAACAAGCCCGCCTGATCGCCGAAAAGCTGAACGTCACCGAGGAGGAAGTCTACTCGATGAACGGCCGCATGAGCGGCTCGGACGCTTCGCTGAACGTGCCGATGGGCCAGGACGGCGACATGGAGTGGCAGGACTGGCTGGCTGATGACGAGCCTGGCACGGCGGAGACCTTCGCCAACCGCCAGGAACTCGACGCCCGGATGGAACTGCTGACCCAGGCGATGGAAGACCTCTCCGAACGGGAACGCCACATCCTGACCGAGCGCCGCCTGATCGACGAGCCCAAGACGCTCGAAGAGCTGTCCGAGCAGTATAATGTCAGCCGGGAACGCATCCGCCAGATCGAGGTGCGCGCCTTCGAAAAGCTCCAGAAAGCCATGAAGCGCATGGCCAAGGAGCAAGGCATGCCAGTCGGCGCATGA